TTCACTAGAACAGAAGTACCGTACGTACGCCGAGGAGAACAATATTCAGGTGGTGACACCATAACTCTGCTTCTGAATGCCAATTCAGCAGTGAGGAAGAAGTGCCTCGAATGCAATCAAATGGATCAAGTATTGAGAACAGCGTTATCTGGAAAGACAAGTATCAATCTGCGGAACAAACACACAGGGCGGTACGAATACGGCAAGAGGGCTTGTGTCAGATGACAGGAATCTGTCACCGTTCTCGTTCTTAAACGGAGAGATGGAAGCCACGAGGCCTCCGACCAACCTTATTCGCTACGCGGACAGGGTGGTCGGAGCAAGAATACGCTGCCGCCGCTTCAATTCTACATTACTTAATTCGCATACGGACGTCATGCAGATAAGTCGTCGAATAGATCAACGACCCCATGCGCCAAACACTTAATATGCCCATCCTCGGTTTTAAGTCTTTTTCAGTTAATTCAACACCTATGATGTAGCGTTCTTAGAAACTTAGACATTGTTTTAAGGCGTTGACTGAAGTTTTAATACCTGCTTCAATTGACATAGTTAGGTCTTCCATTTCCAAGGAAACTTCTTCGTTATATCCCATCATCCTAACTACCGAGAAAAACTCCTTCCACCACTGTAAATCCTGCCCGCATCCAACCGCGACATAGTTCCATGCTCTATTCGCCACATCCGTAACCTCTTTTGTCTCCAGTACCCCATTAATGGCTGATAAATGCCTTTCTAACCGAACATCCTTACCATGAACATGATAAATAGCTTCTCCTAACGCTCTTGCTGCCGCTATCGGATCGGCACCCATCCAAATCAAATGACTGGGATCTAGATTTAATCCTACCATCGGCCCAACTGCCTTCCGCAATCTAAACAACGTTTCTGGATTGTACACTAGTTGAGAACTGAAGTTTTCAAGTGCAATTTTTTCAATCCCACAAGATTCAGCTTTCTTGACTAACGTTAAAGTCTCAAGTAGTGGTGTAAATTCTTCAGGAGGCTGAATCTTGACGAAAAAGCCATCGAGTGCAATCTACTAAAAGTGTGCAGCAATCAGTAGAGGAGGCACTTCGATGGCTTATACGGATAAGATCGCACTTTTGGAGTTAATTCGCAAGATCGGATTAGAAGATGGTGATGTGGATTTCTTGAAAGAAGGGCTGAGGGTTCTCACCCAAGCAGTGATGGAGGCTGAGGTGAGCTCCCTGATTGGCGCTGAGCGATATGAGCGTAGTGAGAAGCGTAGCAACAGCCGTAATGGGTATAGAGAACGAGAATGGGATACTCGTGTCGGAACGATCGATTTGCAGATTCCCAAGCTTCGTAAAGGGAGTTACTTCCCAAGTATCCTAGAACCTCGGCGGAAGGCTGAAAAAGCCCTTCTGTCCGTTGTTCAAGAAGCGTATGTGCATGGTGTGAGCACTCGTAAAGTGGATGAGTTGGTCGAATCTATGGGGATTCAAGGAATCAGCAAAAGCGAAGTGTCTCGAATCTGTAAAGAACTCGACGATGTAGTGCAGGACTTCAAAAACCGCCCGCTGGAGGGGACGTATCCATATCTTTGGCTAGATGCCACTTTCCCGAAAGTGCGAGAAGGCGGACGGGTGCAGAGCATGGCGTTTGTGATTGCCATTGGTGTGCGAAACACCGGTGAGCGTGAAGTATTGGGATTTGACATTGGCACCAGCGAGGACGGCGCGTTTTGGCTCACATTCATCCGCAGTCTGATTGCACGTGGATTGCGTGGCGTACAGTTAGTAATTAGCGACGCGCACGAAGGACTGCGTAGTGCCATTGCTTCTGCGCTGACTGGAGCGACCTGGCAGCGCTGTCGTGTCCACACAATGCGCAATATTCTCAGCCAGGTGCCTAGAGCGTCACAAGCGATGGTCTCATCCATTGTCCGGACCATCTTTGCGCAGCCGACGCAGGAAGCCGCCAAACAGCAATTATCTGTCGTTGTGAAACAACTTCAAGGAAAGTTTCCAAAAGCGATGGGTGTTCTGGAACGTGCAGAGGAAGACGTATTAGCATACATGGGATTCCCGAAGGAGCACTGGAAGCAGATTTGCTCGACAAACCCACTTGAGCGCTTAAATCGTGAACTAAGGCGGCGCTTTGATGTGGTTGGCATATTCCCCAACCGAGAGTCTGTATTGCGCCTTGGAGGATCGATTCTCCAAGAGCAGAACGATGAATGGATAGTTGCAAGGCGCTACTTCAGCCGAGAGTCTATGGCAAAACTCATTGGCACTGATGAACAGCAGTTACTAGCTCCAACGTCAGTTTTGCATAAATAGCTAACACTAGGGGTTGCACTCAATTTACACCACTTGACGGGACACTACCCACTCAAGAACCGCAATTACTGGCGCCAACGTCAGTTTTGCATAAATAGCCGACACGAAGTGGTTGCACTCAATTTACACCACTTGACGGGACACTACCGAAATCTCAGACCAAGTGCAATATTTCTGCGTACATTTAACCATGGATACAGAGTAGATTTTTGAAACACCACCGCCCTGTCAGGTCCGGGAGACTGAATTGGCTGTCCATCCAGAAGAATGTGGCCAGAACTTGAACGTTCAAATCCTGCAACCATGTGGAGCATCGTTGACTTTCCACATCCACTAGGCCCCACGACGGATACAAATTCTCCTTCCTCGACGACCATCGACACATCATCAAGCGCATGAACCATGGCAGCTTTTCTCCGCTTCGGTGCAAAAACTTTGCTCACACTTTTCATGACTAACAATCTATTCACCTTCCTAGTTGGCTCATTGTGGGTTTGTCCCGCTCTAGTGAGATGCCACGTCCTGCACATATGTTGGGTTCACATAGTCCGCTAAATTAGATGGAATTTCCTGTATCGTGTTACTTGCATACAAATATTGTGCAGCAGAGTTGAGAGATTTGGTGACCAAAGACGTCGAAACGGCTGATCCAACACCGAGCGCATCCTGACTTAACTGCATGGAGGGCGTGTCGATTTCATTCCCAGCCAGTTCCTGTTTTGCAGCAGCTGTAGAAATGCCTGCTTCCTTCGCCATATCAGCGATTGCCTGGGTTTTATGCTTCTCATAGAACGAAACGCCTGCCTCCTGTGCTTCAATAAACCCATCTACCAATGATTGATGTGTCGAAGCCCACTTTGAATTGACCACAGACAATGCGAACACCGGGGCATTATTGGATATTGTTTGGTCATACATCAGCGCTTTTCCATGATTTTGAACCAACGAGGTAAAAAACGGGTCCCACGTGTATGCCGCCTGTATTTGTCCCGTATTCCAAGCGGCAACAATACTAGGTGGACTCATGTTCAATATATGGACAGAAGAAGGAGAAACTCCCGCAGCTTTCAGAGCCGTATCGAATTCGAATGATGAGGAAGACCCCAAAACAAGTGCTACTGTTTTTCCTTTCAGGTCTTTCAAAGTTTGAATTCCTGAACCTTGTTTTACTGCTAAGCCTTCGCTAGTTGTATTGCGTTCCTGTGCCCATATCACTTGCAAAGGCACACCTTGGGCAATTGCGGAGACCACTGGAGGATTGCCAATCTCAGTCATAAACTGCAGCGATCCTGAGTCAAGCGCTGCGAGTGCAGCAGGACCAGAGGGAAACAATTTCCATTTCACTTTTGCATGCATGTACTTCGGAAAAAAGTTTTCTGCAATTGCAACCATTTCAGGATCAACACCTGTCATGTATCCGTAAGCGTAAAACGCAGCACACCTCGTAAGGCTACACTCTGGGTGGGATAATCTCCTCAAATGAAACTGAGGAGAGTGAGGTACATGTCAAGAACCGAGCTACGTGAAGAATGGGAGAGTCGCCTCACCGAGTTTGAGTCCAGTGGGCAAACGGCTACAGTCTGGTGTGCGGTGCACGGGATCAATATTCATCGCTTTCGCTACTGGTCCAGCAAGCTTCGAGGGAATCGACGAAAGCCTTCAAATGGAGAGGTTCGTTGGCTTTCAGTGGAGATGGAATCAGTCATTAAACCGAGCAGTAACGAAGCGCTCACTGTTCAGGTTGGTCAAGCCAGGATTGAAGTGTCTGAGGGCTTCAACACCAAACTGTTCATACAGGTCGTTCAGGCTTTGGCAGATGCTCATCCATGAGGCGAATTCAGAGCAACGGGTGTACTTGGCGAGCGGCAGTACAGATCTTCGTAAGTCTATCGACGGGCTGGCAGTCCTGGTTCAAGAGGTCTTTCAGCTCAGTCCATTTTCGCCTTCCCTCTTCGTTTTCTGCAACCGAAAACGAGACAAGCTTAAAATCCTAGAGTGGGATACGAATGGATTCTGGCTCCATTATCGTCGTTTGGAACGTGGTCGCTTTCAATGGCCGGACGTAACGAACAGCGAAACGGTTACGGTCAGTCGGCAGCAGTTGCGGTGGTTGCTAGACGGACTGTCCATCACCCAACGACAGGCTCATAAAAAGGTAACCGCGCGCACGGTCATCTAGTCTCTCAGTGGCAAAATAAAAGTTCCGTAATCTCTTTTGTGACAAGGGATTTTAGCTCGCATGTCGAAATATATAGCATGGCGAAACCAAAGAGTTCCACCACCGAACAGGTTGAATCCTTGCAGCAAGAAAACACCATACTTAAGCAGCAAAATGACGAACTCAAGTCTAAGGTAGAGTGGCTTGAGGAGAAATTGCGCAAAGCAACTCACCAACGTTTTGCTGCGTCTAGTGAACGGACCAAGACCGACTCCGTACAGACGCTGTTGTTTAACGAAGCCGAAGTCGAGTCTGAACCTACGCTTGAAGAGCCCACCATGGAAACCATCACCTACAAGCGAAAAAAGAAACGTCCGGGTCAGCGTGATGAACTCCTAAAGGACCTGCCCGTGGAGCGAATGGAGTATCGCTTACCCGAAGAGGAGCAGGTGTGTTCCTGCTGTGGTGGCGCCATGCATGAAATGAGTTCTGAAACGCGAACTGAGATAAAAATCATTCCGGCTCAGATGAAGGTCGTGGAGCATGTTCAATATATCTACGCCTGTCGTCATTGTGAGAAGCATGAAACTGAAACCCCTGTTGTGAAAGCTTCCATGCCACGTCCGGCATTTCCGGGGAGCTTAGCTTCTGCCTCAGCAGTGGCTTACATCATGAGTAAGAAATACGTCGAGGGGATGCCACTCTATCGGCAGGAGCAACAGTTTGAGCGACAGGGCTTTCCGTTATCACGACAAACCATGGCCAATTGGGTCCTAGCCGGTGCAACGACATGGTTGAGTAAAATATACGACCGGATGCACCAGGAACTCTTACAACGGAAGTACTTACACGCAGACGAGACAACGCTGCAGGTACTTCACGAATCCGGCAGAACCGCAGATACGAAGTCCTACATGTGGCTCTACCGCAGTGGACGGGACGGTCCACCCATTGTTTTGTACGACTACCAAGAGACGCGCAGTCGGGAGCATCCAACAAGGTTCCTCCAAGGATTTCACGGATACATCCATGTGGATGGCTACGTAGGGTACGAGGACATTCCGGATGTGACCCTGTCAGGGTGCTGGAGTCATGCCCGAAGGAAATTCGACGAGGCCATCAAGGCCTTACCCGCATCCAAACGGAACACGCCCGTGGCTGCAAGGGAAGGACTGGAATATTGCAATCGTCTCTTCAAAATTGAGCGTGGGTTAAAAGACATAACTCCCGAGAAGCGGTACGAACAGCGCCTCGAGCAAAGTCGTCCAGTCCTGGATGCTTTTTTGCCATGGCTTGAATTCCAGAAGGAAAACATACTCCCAAAGAGTGCCTTGGGAGAGGCAGTGAATTATTGCCTACGCCAATGGGGTAAGCTCACCGTGTTCCTTGAGGATGGCCATCTGGAGATCGATAACAACCGCGGTGAACGTTCCATTAAGCCATTTGTGATCGGGAGAAAGAACTTCCTGTTCAGCAATACGCCGCGCGGAGCTAGAGCGAGCGCCATCACATACAGTATCGTGGAAACTGCAAAAGAGAATGGACTCGACCCGTTTCAATATCTGTGCTATCTGTTCGAGCAACTACCAAACGTCCCCGACGATGAATCTGACTCGTTGGCCGCGCTGCTGCCTTGGGCTGGGAACTTACCGGACGAAGTGCGACATTCAAGGAGAAAGACTCCATAACACGACAGTAGTCCCCGCCGTAACCGGTGGGGATTTCTGATTATAATGACGACGAATGACCTACCTTCAATGTGTCCTGCGTTTGACGCTTACATGTATCCGATGGTTATGGTAGGCTCCGAAGACCCATTCGTATTCGAAGTTGCCGTCTGATTAACGATGTTTGACCCACATCCGACCAAACTCAGCGATACCCCCCCAACAATCATGGAGGCTGCAACACGCGAATTCCAAATCCTATGGTGAGCCATACTCATGAATCTTCCTCTCTTTTCTATCGGTTGACGAACCTAATTTTTCCAAGGTATCACAAGTCGCTCTAGCAGCCTAATCGCCAATTCCATCAAATACCCCAGGACGCCAATCGCAACGATCCCTACGAATATGACGGCAATTTGCAGCTCCTGCCCAGCGTTTTGAATTAACCACCCCAGCCCAGCAGACGAAGCAATCATTTCTGCAGCAACTAAGCACGTCCAAGCCGCACCGTTCGCTACTCGCATGGCTGTGAACACCGCTGGAAGTGTCGAAGGAAATATGACAAACCAAAACTGTTGTATACGTGAGGCCCCTAGACATTGGGCGACGCGAATTCGTTCAATCGGCGTAGCTCGCACGCCCGCTACAGTATTGATGATAATAATTGGAATTGTACCTAACATAATCAAGATATCTTTGGATACTTCTCCAATCCCAAACCAGACGACCAAAAGAGGGATATAGGCCAATGGCGGTACAGGTCGAATGAATTGAAGGATTGGGTCAATGATTTGAAAGGCAAACTCATTACTTGCCATCAGCATTCCGACCGGAATACCAATCACCACTGCCACAACAAATCCGGTGACGATTCTGACGGTACTTATCCACACGTCCATCGAAAAAGGTTGCCCCGCGTAACCGACTGACAGCAACATTTCCAACGTCTTAAGCACCATCCAAGGTGAGGGTACGACCATGGGTGAAACCAATTTCGTCATCAATTCCCATGCAGCCAACATACCGACAAGCACAACGAGAGGTAGCAACTTCAGTGACCAAAACCTACGGATATCACTCCTCCGCGAGAATGAAAGCTCTGACACTGCAGACACCTGTACAGAATCCTGATGCTGTACCCCCGTTTTCAATTGCACAAAAAAGTCACCTCTCGATTTTCATGAGACGAAAAGCACACGATTCCCTCTATCGAACAGTGCACTTTTCGTCGACTTCGCGAAGTAATCAACTACGCCAATGACGCGTTGTTCGCGACACCATTTTTGCGCAGGACACTTTTCTTTCCATCAACACTGACAGGTACATCTCCCGCAATCGTCACTCTTCTAACAACTCTGCGTTTATCTCCATAATCGTTTATCGCATAATGCTGCGTCGCCCGATTGTCCCAAATCGCTACGTCACCCTCAGCCCACTTCCACCGTACTGTATTTTCTAATCTTGTAATGTGATCTTGTAGAATGGACACCAATCGTCTGGAATCCGATGATGAGAAGCCAACTATCCTTTTCACAAATTGACCAAGCACAAGTGTGCGCTCAGCAGTCTCCGGATGAACACGGACAACTGGATGTTCCGCTTCATACAATCGTTGAATGAAAACTTTTTGATGGAATTCAATCTCTTGTTCAGGATGTTCATCCTGGTACACACCATAGTCGAAATCATTCGTGTGAAGCGCCCACAACTTATCGGCTAAATCGCGCAGTTCTTGCGGCAACGTCCGATAGGCGTTTGCAGTATTTGCCCAAACCGTATCACCACCAGCGCTCGGGATCACAACTGCACGTAAAATAGAGATTTGCGGATAAGCATCTACAAATGTTATGTCCGTGTGCCATGCGTTGGCGCGACCTCCCCCAAACGCGGAGTCCAGCTCAAAAATTGCGTTGGTTGCATTGCGAGCCGATACTGTGGGATGTACATACAAAGGACCAAAACGACGCGCGAATGCTTCATGTGTAAGATCATCAAGATGATTCTGACCACGGAAGAAGATGACTTTGTGTTCGAGCAGAGCCTGACGAATGGCACGGATCTGAGCCTCATCCTGTTCAGCAGACAATTGCACGCCACGAATCTCCGCTCCGATTTGTCCAGTAAGTGGAATCACCTCAAACTCCGTGTTCGGTACAACTGTGCTCATTGTAAAATCCTCCTTATAAGTAGCGAATAATAACAAAAGGCTAGAATCACCACAGGTGTGGCAATTCTAGCCTCCAGTTGTCCGGTCGGCCCACATATGCGTAATCACAATTTTATGACGCTTAACTTGACATTCACCTATTTTAACTAGCCGCTGAGGTCAGTCAATAATCTGTATAATATCATCTGTCCTGGTCCATTTACCCATGAATAACAAGAATATATAGATCCTACCTGAGAAATGTCAACGAAAAAGTATATCGGTCTAACGACTGTTATTAAATTTGACATAACATCATATCTATCGGAGCGACAAAGCAACGCATTTTTTGCTAGCGTTTGGCCTTTTTCCCCGACACAATTTTCACAGGTGGGAACATGGCGTAGTGCGGACCATGAATTTTCACATCCATTGCCCCACATTTGCGAAATTCCTCTGCGTATACTTTCGTACGCTGAAAATCCAGGATGGCGAATCGTCCGCCAGGTTTGAGTACGCGATACACCTCCCGAATGGCTCGTCGACGGTCGTCGTCACCAGAAATATTATGGATAACCAGGCCCGAAGCGACTGCATCAAAAGAATTATCCGCAAACGGCATTGCCCTCGCATCGCCGTTCACAATCTCAATTCTGTCTGCGACCCCTTCCAATTTCGCGTTTTCCAGGGTCACCGCCGGATTATTTCCGGAAACATCCCGTGAATTCCATATATCCATCCCGACAGCCTTGCCTGAACCGAGCCGTTTTGCTATCGCATGCAGGATAAGCCCCCTGCCGCAGCCAACATCGAGGGCGAGTTCATCTCCTGTTATACCGAGTAACTCGACCACCCGATCCCGCTCTTTGCGATTTCCTACTTTCGATCCCCATACCATATACGCAGCTTCCAAGATAACAATGATACATCCCAGCAGCATCCACCTACCGAGAACATGTTGCACTTGTATCCAGGGACCGTAGCGTGATGTAACACCGAACAGTCCAAAGATAAGGAGGATTGCTCCTAGGATGGAGAGGTACCTCACGACATAAGGTGCATAAATCCCGTAATCAGGGACTGCAGGATTCTTTTTCAACATGTACTTCACCTCGGCAGCAGACAATGCTTTTCGCGATATACCATCATTCGGTCAAAGAATTTGTTTGCCAA
Above is a genomic segment from Alicyclobacillus acidoterrestris containing:
- a CDS encoding class I SAM-dependent methyltransferase codes for the protein MKKNPAVPDYGIYAPYVVRYLSILGAILLIFGLFGVTSRYGPWIQVQHVLGRWMLLGCIIVILEAAYMVWGSKVGNRKERDRVVELLGITGDELALDVGCGRGLILHAIAKRLGSGKAVGMDIWNSRDVSGNNPAVTLENAKLEGVADRIEIVNGDARAMPFADNSFDAVASGLVIHNISGDDDRRRAIREVYRVLKPGGRFAILDFQRTKVYAEEFRKCGAMDVKIHGPHYAMFPPVKIVSGKKAKR
- a CDS encoding IS256 family transposase, with product MAYTDKIALLELIRKIGLEDGDVDFLKEGLRVLTQAVMEAEVSSLIGAERYERSEKRSNSRNGYREREWDTRVGTIDLQIPKLRKGSYFPSILEPRRKAEKALLSVVQEAYVHGVSTRKVDELVESMGIQGISKSEVSRICKELDDVVQDFKNRPLEGTYPYLWLDATFPKVREGGRVQSMAFVIAIGVRNTGEREVLGFDIGTSEDGAFWLTFIRSLIARGLRGVQLVISDAHEGLRSAIASALTGATWQRCRVHTMRNILSQVPRASQAMVSSIVRTIFAQPTQEAAKQQLSVVVKQLQGKFPKAMGVLERAEEDVLAYMGFPKEHWKQICSTNPLERLNRELRRRFDVVGIFPNRESVLRLGGSILQEQNDEWIVARRYFSRESMAKLIGTDEQQLLAPTSVLHK
- a CDS encoding sugar phosphate isomerase/epimerase family protein; protein product: MQPPEEFTPLLETLTLVKKAESCGIEKIALENFSSQLVYNPETLFRLRKAVGPMVGLNLDPSHLIWMGADPIAAARALGEAIYHVHGKDVRLERHLSAINGVLETKEVTDVANRAWNYVAVGCGQDLQWWKEFFSVVRMMGYNEEVSLEMEDLTMSIEAGIKTSVNALKQCLSF
- a CDS encoding ATP-binding cassette domain-containing protein → MKSVSKVFAPKRRKAAMVHALDDVSMVVEEGEFVSVVGPSGCGKSTMLHMVAGFERSSSGHILLDGQPIQSPGPDRAVVFQKSTLYPWLNVRRNIALGLRFR
- a CDS encoding ABC transporter permease; this translates as MQLKTGVQHQDSVQVSAVSELSFSRRSDIRRFWSLKLLPLVVLVGMLAAWELMTKLVSPMVVPSPWMVLKTLEMLLSVGYAGQPFSMDVWISTVRIVTGFVVAVVIGIPVGMLMASNEFAFQIIDPILQFIRPVPPLAYIPLLVVWFGIGEVSKDILIMLGTIPIIIINTVAGVRATPIERIRVAQCLGASRIQQFWFVIFPSTLPAVFTAMRVANGAAWTCLVAAEMIASSAGLGWLIQNAGQELQIAVIFVGIVAIGVLGYLMELAIRLLERLVIPWKN
- the tnpB gene encoding IS66 family insertion sequence element accessory protein TnpB (TnpB, as the term is used for proteins encoded by IS66 family insertion elements, is considered an accessory protein, since TnpC, encoded by a neighboring gene, is a DDE family transposase.); amino-acid sequence: MLIHEANSEQRVYLASGSTDLRKSIDGLAVLVQEVFQLSPFSPSLFVFCNRKRDKLKILEWDTNGFWLHYRRLERGRFQWPDVTNSETVTVSRQQLRWLLDGLSITQRQAHKKVTARTVI
- the tnpC gene encoding IS66 family transposase; this translates as MAKPKSSTTEQVESLQQENTILKQQNDELKSKVEWLEEKLRKATHQRFAASSERTKTDSVQTLLFNEAEVESEPTLEEPTMETITYKRKKKRPGQRDELLKDLPVERMEYRLPEEEQVCSCCGGAMHEMSSETRTEIKIIPAQMKVVEHVQYIYACRHCEKHETETPVVKASMPRPAFPGSLASASAVAYIMSKKYVEGMPLYRQEQQFERQGFPLSRQTMANWVLAGATTWLSKIYDRMHQELLQRKYLHADETTLQVLHESGRTADTKSYMWLYRSGRDGPPIVLYDYQETRSREHPTRFLQGFHGYIHVDGYVGYEDIPDVTLSGCWSHARRKFDEAIKALPASKRNTPVAAREGLEYCNRLFKIERGLKDITPEKRYEQRLEQSRPVLDAFLPWLEFQKENILPKSALGEAVNYCLRQWGKLTVFLEDGHLEIDNNRGERSIKPFVIGRKNFLFSNTPRGARASAITYSIVETAKENGLDPFQYLCYLFEQLPNVPDDESDSLAALLPWAGNLPDEVRHSRRKTP
- a CDS encoding TauD/TfdA dioxygenase family protein yields the protein MSTVVPNTEFEVIPLTGQIGAEIRGVQLSAEQDEAQIRAIRQALLEHKVIFFRGQNHLDDLTHEAFARRFGPLYVHPTVSARNATNAIFELDSAFGGGRANAWHTDITFVDAYPQISILRAVVIPSAGGDTVWANTANAYRTLPQELRDLADKLWALHTNDFDYGVYQDEHPEQEIEFHQKVFIQRLYEAEHPVVRVHPETAERTLVLGQFVKRIVGFSSSDSRRLVSILQDHITRLENTVRWKWAEGDVAIWDNRATQHYAINDYGDKRRVVRRVTIAGDVPVSVDGKKSVLRKNGVANNASLA
- the tnpA gene encoding IS66 family insertion sequence element accessory protein TnpA translates to MSRTELREEWESRLTEFESSGQTATVWCAVHGINIHRFRYWSSKLRGNRRKPSNGEVRWLSVEMESVIKPSSNEALTVQVGQARIEVSEGFNTKLFIQVVQALADAHP
- a CDS encoding taurine ABC transporter substrate-binding protein, with amino-acid sequence MTGVDPEMVAIAENFFPKYMHAKVKWKLFPSGPAALAALDSGSLQFMTEIGNPPVVSAIAQGVPLQVIWAQERNTTSEGLAVKQGSGIQTLKDLKGKTVALVLGSSSSFEFDTALKAAGVSPSSVHILNMSPPSIVAAWNTGQIQAAYTWDPFFTSLVQNHGKALMYDQTISNNAPVFALSVVNSKWASTHQSLVDGFIEAQEAGVSFYEKHKTQAIADMAKEAGISTAAAKQELAGNEIDTPSMQLSQDALGVGSAVSTSLVTKSLNSAAQYLYASNTIQEIPSNLADYVNPTYVQDVASH